From one Ochrobactrum vermis genomic stretch:
- a CDS encoding C4-dicarboxylate TRAP transporter substrate-binding protein → MKKLVTGMIAASMLLAGSMAAYAANVSIKVAYENNPGEPFDEVMHYWKDDLAKRSNGEITLELYPSSQLGSKKDVTEQAMMGLNVVTISDVGFLAEYDPDLGVLYGPFLTDDPAQLFKVYDGPWFKEKSEELKKKGIHIVMPNYLYGIRQIISKKPIRTPDDLKGMKIRVPNNVMQIKTFEAMGATPTPMPLGETFPALAQGVIDGVENPISVLYGQKFQEEAKYLSKVGYLTNVALIVGGEAFFSTLPEDQLKMIHESAYDAGLYSQKLTIEKDNEMIEKMKEAGVEVIDVDRAPFKALAEKVYTQFPEWSPGLYEKIKAELN, encoded by the coding sequence ATGAAGAAACTCGTTACCGGCATGATCGCCGCCAGCATGTTGCTGGCAGGAAGCATGGCTGCTTATGCTGCCAATGTGTCGATCAAGGTTGCCTATGAAAACAACCCCGGCGAGCCTTTCGATGAGGTAATGCATTACTGGAAAGACGATCTTGCCAAGCGCAGCAACGGCGAAATCACGCTCGAACTCTATCCAAGCTCGCAGCTCGGTTCCAAGAAGGATGTGACCGAACAGGCCATGATGGGCCTCAACGTCGTAACCATTTCCGATGTTGGCTTTCTGGCCGAATACGATCCCGATCTTGGTGTGCTCTACGGCCCGTTCCTGACCGACGACCCGGCACAGCTCTTCAAGGTTTATGATGGTCCCTGGTTCAAGGAAAAGAGCGAAGAGCTGAAGAAGAAGGGCATTCACATCGTAATGCCGAACTATCTCTATGGCATTCGTCAGATCATTTCCAAGAAGCCGATCCGTACGCCGGACGACCTCAAGGGCATGAAGATCCGCGTGCCGAACAATGTCATGCAGATCAAGACCTTTGAGGCCATGGGCGCGACCCCGACCCCGATGCCGCTGGGCGAAACCTTCCCGGCACTGGCGCAGGGCGTGATCGACGGCGTTGAGAACCCGATTTCGGTTCTTTACGGCCAGAAGTTCCAGGAAGAAGCCAAGTATCTGAGCAAGGTCGGCTATCTGACCAATGTGGCGCTCATTGTCGGCGGTGAAGCCTTCTTCTCGACGCTGCCGGAAGATCAGCTCAAGATGATCCACGAGTCTGCATATGATGCAGGCCTCTACAGCCAGAAGCTGACGATCGAAAAAGACAATGAAATGATCGAAAAGATGAAGGAAGCGGGTGTCGAGGTCATCGATGTCGACCGCGCTCCTTTCAAGGCGCTTGCTGAAAAGGTCTACACCCAGTTTCCAGAATGGTCGCCTGGTCTTTATGAAAAGATCAAGGCCGAGCTGAACTGA